From Candidatus Pedobacter colombiensis, one genomic window encodes:
- a CDS encoding type II toxin-antitoxin system YoeB family toxin, which produces MKHKLSGAWSRRINQEHRIVYEINERNEILILDVLSLKDHYLSLNVYIWIVSNEKSKTR; this is translated from the coding sequence TTGAAGCATAAATTATCGGGTGCCTGGTCTCGCAGAATAAATCAGGAACATCGAATAGTTTACGAGATTAATGAGAGAAATGAAATTTTAATTCTTGATGTTTTATCACTAAAGGACCATTACTTATCATTAAATGTATATATTTGGATTGTTAGCAATGAAAAATCCAAAACCAGATAA
- a CDS encoding DUF4974 domain-containing protein, which translates to MNDPRTSELLEKYRNNTLTEQERLDLYSWYSEDRESQDFFPDIDILEKGVLGLDNELSLGAFSPMQKKMAKNRRNWFGMIAIAAAVAIVMGVTTLLTLKEVPLPKNYANDVKPGSNKATLTLANGKTINLSDAKNGELAQDQGVKIVKAADGQLLFEFKPDAIKATSPQQTDSFSGLVSEASRVKDAPGLNCVVTPRGGQYHIALPDGTNVWINSGSTLRFPSTFWETPERRVYLKGEAYFEVKQVKSLLNEKRRARKIPFIIQTDKQEVTVLGTHFNINSYDDEPNIKTTLLEGLVKVSSAGGGDAILKAGQQAVNNGSSIQVATVDTEMAVAWKNGEFMFRNETLASIMRKIARWYDVEIIFENKQIGNELFGGTITKYGKLSQVLCVLESTSDIKFKIQNKKVIVLK; encoded by the coding sequence ATGAATGATCCACGAACTTCTGAGCTTTTAGAAAAATACAGAAATAATACCCTTACAGAACAAGAAAGACTGGATTTGTATAGCTGGTATTCAGAAGATCGTGAGTCACAAGATTTTTTCCCCGATATAGATATTTTAGAAAAGGGAGTACTGGGTCTTGATAATGAACTTTCTTTGGGAGCATTTTCACCTATGCAAAAAAAAATGGCTAAAAACCGAAGGAATTGGTTTGGCATGATAGCGATAGCAGCAGCAGTTGCGATTGTAATGGGTGTTACAACTTTGCTTACGTTAAAGGAAGTGCCTTTACCTAAAAATTATGCTAATGATGTTAAGCCGGGATCAAATAAAGCCACCCTTACATTAGCAAATGGTAAAACAATTAATTTAAGCGATGCAAAAAATGGGGAATTGGCCCAGGATCAAGGTGTGAAAATCGTAAAAGCTGCGGATGGACAATTATTATTCGAATTTAAACCAGATGCCATTAAAGCGACATCTCCTCAACAAACGGACTCCTTTTCAGGACTGGTCTCTGAGGCTAGTCGAGTGAAAGACGCACCTGGTTTAAATTGTGTTGTTACACCACGTGGCGGGCAATACCATATTGCTTTACCTGATGGGACCAATGTGTGGATCAATTCCGGATCAACGCTCAGATTCCCTTCTACTTTTTGGGAAACACCTGAACGAAGAGTGTATCTAAAGGGAGAAGCGTATTTTGAAGTTAAGCAGGTGAAATCTCTTCTTAATGAAAAACGCAGAGCGAGAAAAATACCATTCATTATACAAACCGATAAGCAAGAAGTTACCGTATTGGGTACCCATTTCAATATCAATAGTTATGATGATGAACCAAACATTAAAACGACTCTCTTAGAAGGATTGGTTAAAGTCTCCTCTGCTGGTGGAGGAGACGCAATTCTTAAAGCTGGGCAGCAGGCCGTTAATAATGGGAGTTCGATACAAGTAGCCACTGTTGATACTGAGATGGCTGTAGCATGGAAAAATGGCGAGTTTATGTTTAGAAATGAAACGTTAGCTAGCATTATGAGAAAAATAGCGCGTTGGTATGACGTAGAGATTATCTTCGAAAATAAACAAATAGGGAATGAGCTATTCGGAGGTACCATAACTAAATATGGGAAGCTTTCACAGGTATTGTGTGTATTGGAAAGCACCAGCGATATAAAGTTTAAAATACAAAACAAGAAGGTCATTGTTCTTAAATAG
- the gap gene encoding type I glyceraldehyde-3-phosphate dehydrogenase, which yields MSKIGINGFGRIGRLVFRAALKRGLDIVAINDLVEPDYMAYMLKYDSTHGRFDGTIAVENGHLVVNGKTIRITAEKDPANLKWNEVGVETVIESTGLFLTRADAEKHIAAGAKRVVFSAPAKDADIPTYVMGVNHHKLTADQTIVSNASCTTNCLAPIAKVLNDNFGIVEGLMSTIHAVTATQKTVDGPSAKDWRGGRGGFSNIIPSSTGAAKAVGMVLPELKGKLTGMSFRVPVADVSVVDLTARLEKPATYEQIKAAMKAASEGELKGVLAYTDEEVVSSDFIGDDHASIFDAKAGISLNDNFVKVVSWYDNEWGYSSALAKFVEYYGNLK from the coding sequence ATGAGCAAAATTGGAATTAACGGCTTTGGCCGTATCGGCAGACTGGTTTTTAGAGCTGCTTTAAAAAGAGGATTAGATATTGTTGCAATTAATGACCTTGTTGAGCCGGATTACATGGCTTATATGTTAAAATACGACTCTACTCATGGTCGTTTTGATGGTACCATTGCTGTAGAAAATGGTCACCTTGTAGTAAATGGAAAAACAATCCGCATTACAGCTGAAAAAGATCCGGCTAACTTAAAATGGAATGAAGTTGGTGTTGAAACTGTTATTGAATCAACAGGTTTGTTCTTAACTCGCGCTGATGCTGAAAAACACATCGCTGCCGGTGCAAAAAGAGTAGTATTCTCTGCTCCTGCAAAAGATGCTGATATCCCTACTTATGTAATGGGTGTGAACCACCATAAATTAACTGCAGACCAAACTATTGTTTCGAATGCTTCTTGTACTACAAACTGTTTAGCTCCTATTGCTAAAGTATTAAACGATAACTTTGGTATTGTAGAAGGTTTGATGAGTACAATCCACGCTGTTACTGCAACTCAGAAAACTGTTGATGGTCCTTCTGCTAAAGACTGGAGAGGTGGCCGCGGTGGTTTCTCTAACATCATCCCTTCATCGACAGGTGCTGCTAAAGCAGTGGGTATGGTATTACCTGAATTGAAAGGTAAATTAACCGGTATGTCATTCCGCGTTCCTGTGGCTGATGTTTCTGTTGTTGATTTAACTGCACGCCTTGAAAAACCAGCTACTTATGAGCAAATTAAAGCTGCAATGAAAGCTGCCTCTGAAGGCGAGTTAAAAGGTGTACTTGCTTATACTGATGAAGAAGTGGTTTCTTCTGATTTTATCGGAGATGATCACGCTTCGATCTTTGATGCAAAAGCAGGTATTTCATTGAATGATAACTTCGTAAAAGTAGTTTCATGGTATGATAACGAATGGGGCTATTCTTCTGCATTAGCTAAATTCGTAGAGTACTACGGAAACTTAAAGTAA
- a CDS encoding SusC/RagA family TonB-linked outer membrane protein: protein MYKNYINKPDILKWYVYKILLIMRLTIVIIIATMLQVSASTYGQKITYVKKNVTLVELLKVIKIKTGYASSWAESSFDANHTINANFKNATLTEVLDKALEGMPVTYTIINNSTSIGGAIGIRVKNPDINPIVNSITVRGRLVDENNKPLEGAVVKVKGTSNAIATDSNGEFVLKNMTQDAVLIISFLGYETQEIKARENLGTIRMVLSSDKLQEVGIVSTGYQNIPKERLTGSFAQPNKEMFDSRVSTDVISKLDGITSGLVFNSPGITGSKTPKISIRGRSTIYANDDPLIVVDNFPYDGDINNINPNDVESVTILKDAAAASIWGVQAGNGVIVITTKKGRLNQPLKIQLNSNLTISDKPNLFYDRNYLDANNFIDLEKFLFAKGRYNADILQNNPSVNSSIYTPLSPVVVLLNQVSTSNGAFSQAQADQQIDKLRNNDVRNDLSKFFYQRIVNHQYSLNLRGGGPRNSYFVSAGYDKNEKIVVGNPYDRLTLNADNAFNPIPNLELTLGLNYVQSNIKTDNTLSQIAPLGPNGTVIYPYTQLADDQNNPLAIVRQYSSAFVQNAPSKGFLNWQFFPLKELQNGYNTGNTTLTDIRLNTGLKFTIIPGFSAAVKYQYERSMRTDRNIATLDSYATRSSINRYATVNTNGLVTVFNQPIGGVLRGAGLIQNSNRLRTQLSFDKVFNRNSITAIAGYEFSQVKADGNGYTLFGYDDDLATSKGVDPNTNYLLNPGRISIATIGEAPRSSGSINRFLNYFVNAAYTYNDKYTVSASGRIDASNYFGVNTNQKSVPLWSTGIRWAIDKEDFYKLTWLPQLKIRASYGFQGNLDKTLTAVTTFRYLTSAKYTNANYASISNYGNPDLRWEKTRMINVGIDFGLLRDILTGSLEYYTKKGIDLIGFTTLAPTSGLTDLKGNYAGTSGKGMDIQLNSKNIDKALKWTTSCLFSWTTDKVTSYKGTNITPSGLAGSALNISPVVGKPVFGVYALKSAGLDPQTGDPRGYDQSGNISKDYSAFINPLTLDQLIFKGNARPVFYGGINNRFTYKQFSLSVNVSYKLGYYFIRSGLNYDVLFRSGLGNDEYYKRWQKPGDEAITNVPSLVYPANSNRETFYTKSEALVERGDHIRLQDVSLSYDFDKRNLRYLSVNHIQIYLYANNLGLLWTANKERLDPDYPTGGIPNPKMWSLGVKVGL, encoded by the coding sequence ATGTATAAAAATTATATCAACAAACCTGATATACTCAAGTGGTATGTCTATAAAATCCTGCTTATAATGCGCCTAACCATCGTTATCATTATAGCCACCATGTTGCAGGTAAGTGCTTCTACCTATGGGCAAAAAATAACGTATGTAAAAAAGAATGTTACTTTGGTGGAGCTTTTAAAAGTGATAAAAATAAAAACCGGTTATGCTTCCAGTTGGGCAGAAAGCTCCTTTGATGCTAACCACACTATAAATGCCAATTTTAAAAATGCTACACTTACTGAAGTTCTGGATAAGGCATTAGAAGGTATGCCTGTAACTTATACCATCATCAATAATAGTACTAGTATTGGTGGTGCTATAGGTATTAGAGTAAAGAATCCCGATATTAATCCTATAGTCAATTCTATTACTGTACGGGGTAGATTAGTGGACGAAAACAATAAGCCTCTTGAAGGAGCTGTAGTAAAAGTAAAGGGAACCAGCAATGCCATAGCAACAGATAGCAATGGGGAGTTTGTACTCAAGAATATGACCCAAGATGCAGTCTTGATAATTTCTTTTTTAGGATATGAAACACAGGAGATTAAAGCGCGTGAAAATCTGGGGACAATAAGAATGGTTTTAAGCTCAGATAAGCTGCAAGAGGTTGGGATTGTAAGCACCGGTTATCAGAATATTCCTAAAGAGCGATTAACCGGTAGTTTTGCCCAGCCTAACAAAGAGATGTTTGATAGTAGAGTGAGCACTGATGTCATTAGTAAGTTGGACGGAATAACAAGTGGTTTGGTTTTTAACAGTCCAGGTATAACAGGTAGTAAAACGCCCAAAATTTCAATAAGGGGAAGAAGTACAATTTATGCCAATGATGATCCTTTAATTGTGGTGGATAATTTTCCTTATGATGGTGATATTAATAATATTAATCCAAATGACGTTGAAAGTGTTACAATTCTGAAAGATGCAGCAGCGGCGTCAATATGGGGTGTACAGGCTGGAAATGGTGTAATAGTAATCACAACCAAAAAAGGCCGCCTAAATCAACCATTAAAAATTCAATTAAATAGTAATCTTACGATTAGTGATAAACCGAATTTATTTTATGACCGAAATTATTTGGATGCTAATAATTTTATTGATTTGGAAAAATTTCTATTTGCCAAAGGAAGATATAATGCTGATATTTTACAGAACAACCCATCTGTAAACTCTTCTATTTATACTCCGCTTTCCCCAGTAGTGGTATTACTTAACCAAGTATCTACCAGTAATGGAGCATTTTCACAAGCACAGGCCGATCAACAAATTGACAAATTGCGAAATAATGATGTTCGAAATGATTTAAGTAAGTTCTTTTATCAGAGAATAGTAAATCATCAATACAGTTTAAATCTACGTGGAGGAGGTCCCCGAAATAGCTATTTTGTTTCAGCAGGATATGACAAAAATGAGAAAATTGTCGTGGGAAATCCTTATGATCGTTTAACCTTGAACGCAGATAATGCCTTCAACCCAATTCCTAATCTGGAACTAACTTTAGGATTGAATTATGTACAAAGCAATATAAAAACTGACAATACATTATCTCAAATTGCTCCATTAGGACCAAATGGTACTGTTATTTATCCATATACCCAATTGGCCGACGATCAAAATAATCCCCTTGCGATTGTGCGGCAATATTCTTCTGCTTTTGTACAAAATGCCCCATCCAAGGGGTTTTTAAATTGGCAATTTTTTCCTTTAAAGGAATTGCAAAATGGATATAACACTGGAAATACTACACTTACAGATATTAGATTAAATACGGGATTAAAGTTTACAATAATTCCAGGCTTTAGTGCAGCTGTTAAGTATCAATATGAACGCAGTATGCGTACCGATAGAAATATCGCTACTCTGGATAGTTATGCCACAAGAAGTTCTATTAATAGATATGCCACAGTAAATACTAATGGTTTGGTGACAGTATTTAACCAACCAATTGGAGGAGTGTTGAGAGGGGCGGGGCTTATACAAAACTCAAACCGTCTCAGAACTCAATTAAGTTTTGATAAAGTATTTAATAGAAATAGCATTACAGCAATTGCAGGTTACGAATTTAGTCAGGTTAAGGCTGATGGGAACGGTTATACATTATTTGGCTATGATGATGATTTAGCAACATCTAAAGGCGTAGATCCTAATACAAATTATCTTTTAAACCCAGGAAGAATTTCAATAGCTACGATTGGGGAAGCACCGCGTTCTTCTGGCTCTATTAATCGTTTTCTTAACTATTTTGTAAATGCAGCTTATACCTATAATGATAAATATACTGTATCAGCGAGTGGAAGAATAGATGCAAGTAATTATTTTGGAGTTAATACCAATCAAAAATCAGTTCCACTATGGTCCACTGGGATTAGGTGGGCTATAGACAAAGAAGATTTCTATAAATTAACTTGGTTACCTCAACTAAAAATTAGAGCCTCTTATGGATTTCAAGGTAATCTAGACAAGACCTTAACTGCAGTAACTACATTTCGATACTTAACATCTGCAAAATATACAAATGCAAATTACGCTTCGATATCAAATTATGGTAACCCAGATCTTCGTTGGGAAAAAACTAGGATGATAAATGTTGGAATAGATTTCGGTCTATTGAGAGATATTTTAACTGGTTCACTCGAATACTACACCAAGAAAGGTATTGATCTTATAGGTTTTACTACTCTTGCACCTACAAGTGGGCTAACAGATCTAAAAGGTAATTATGCAGGCACAAGCGGTAAAGGAATGGACATTCAGCTAAACTCTAAAAATATTGATAAAGCTCTGAAATGGACTACAAGTTGCTTGTTTAGTTGGACAACGGATAAAGTAACCTCCTATAAAGGTACTAATATTACACCAAGTGGATTGGCAGGAAGTGCGTTAAACATATCACCTGTAGTTGGTAAACCAGTATTTGGGGTTTATGCACTTAAATCAGCTGGCCTAGATCCTCAAACGGGAGATCCTAGAGGCTATGATCAATCTGGCAACATTAGTAAGGATTATAGCGCCTTTATTAACCCGCTTACTCTTGACCAACTAATATTTAAAGGGAATGCACGTCCAGTCTTCTACGGAGGGATTAATAATAGATTTACATACAAACAATTCAGTTTATCTGTTAATGTGAGCTACAAATTGGGTTATTATTTTATACGTAGTGGGCTTAATTATGATGTTCTTTTTAGATCTGGTTTAGGAAACGATGAGTATTATAAACGCTGGCAGAAGCCAGGTGATGAGGCTATTACAAATGTTCCTTCATTGGTATACCCTGCCAATTCAAATCGTGAGACTTTTTATACTAAATCTGAAGCATTAGTTGAAAGGGGAGATCATATTAGGTTACAGGATGTAAGTCTAAGTTATGATTTTGACAAACGGAATTTACGTTATTTATCTGTTAACCATATTCAAATTTATTTATATGCTAATAATCTTGGACTATTATGGACTGCAAATAAAGAACGTCTTGATCCTGATTACCCTACTGGTGGTATTCCAAATCCGAAAATGTGGTCATTAGGAGTTAAGGTAGGTCTTTAA
- a CDS encoding RNA polymerase sigma-70 factor, which produces MNNYRDFSDAELVVQLKAGDHEAYSEIYNRYKYILTAHAYRKLQDIEEAKDIVQELFTNIWSKKDNLNIHSRLDAYLYGTLRNQVLHFMAHQKVITKYTDSLNNYLERGGGGHDSKMVERELLDMFERELAALPAKMRVVFELSRGEGLSHKQIAEQLDISDKTVKKQIHNATKLFLERIRFTLF; this is translated from the coding sequence ATGAACAATTATAGAGATTTTTCAGACGCTGAACTTGTTGTTCAGTTGAAGGCAGGCGACCATGAAGCGTATTCAGAGATTTACAACCGGTACAAATATATACTTACAGCTCATGCTTATAGAAAGTTACAAGACATCGAAGAAGCAAAAGATATTGTTCAAGAACTTTTCACAAATATTTGGTCTAAAAAGGATAACTTAAATATTCACTCCCGACTCGACGCCTATCTTTATGGGACCCTACGGAATCAGGTTTTACATTTTATGGCCCACCAAAAAGTCATCACTAAATACACAGACTCGTTAAATAATTATTTAGAAAGAGGCGGCGGAGGCCATGATAGTAAAATGGTAGAAAGGGAACTGCTTGATATGTTTGAGAGAGAATTAGCTGCGCTTCCGGCAAAAATGAGAGTGGTATTTGAATTGAGCCGGGGTGAAGGACTTTCCCATAAACAAATTGCTGAGCAGCTTGATATTTCTGATAAAACAGTAAAGAAGCAGATTCATAATGCTACAAAACTCTTTCTGGAGAGAATAAGATTTACATTATTTTAA
- a CDS encoding RagB/SusD family nutrient uptake outer membrane protein: protein MQSKYLNTVLLAVLVLLVSSCKKFLDVKPVGKLIPTKAEELENLLNNSNTLDYHFIDNNRGSYYALLGDNFKISENQAKYQYVSTHPNIDRYAAYTFYLPYENPNKPQYAWDWGIYRALGLFNNVIEGVKELPGASASELGKLITAQAKAGRAWSMMVGTIGYGPMFDPNGPNDTKVLPYRTSANPNTPNPDLSTTAGAFALIEQDLKDALAATPNNVANPSRANLSAVHALMAQLYMYKRDWPKMLEHAKEAWTRSLAVKGGVDNMIYNFNTFYYKPNPNASPSPGTDVEVALELQGPDLLLNQSDNRENLFFRLSPSGTSHYPSQEFLDLFDKATDRRYQLFALKTLGYSTTVANVKYDDGVVTKYYRDSKMLGSQGITYPELLLMKAEASARLNDLGTALTDLNLLRKYRYSGANTDLANGAALSQDNLLFEILKERRREMPIGTFQRVFDIKRYVLDAGKPWSKTSITHNVGTKVYTGAINNANYSMRISNNVILLNPQWGLTPWSGTYDPTSNR from the coding sequence ATGCAATCAAAATATTTAAATACGGTACTATTGGCAGTCTTGGTATTGCTGGTATCCTCATGCAAAAAGTTTCTTGATGTTAAGCCTGTCGGAAAGTTGATCCCTACAAAGGCCGAAGAATTGGAGAACCTTTTAAACAACAGTAATACATTGGATTATCATTTTATTGATAATAATCGTGGCAGTTACTATGCACTTCTGGGGGATAATTTCAAGATCAGTGAAAATCAGGCGAAGTATCAATACGTTAGCACGCATCCAAATATTGACCGTTATGCTGCTTATACTTTCTATTTACCTTACGAAAACCCTAATAAACCTCAGTATGCCTGGGATTGGGGGATCTATCGTGCGCTTGGCTTATTTAACAATGTAATTGAAGGGGTGAAAGAATTGCCGGGCGCTTCAGCGTCTGAACTGGGAAAATTGATTACAGCTCAGGCTAAAGCAGGTCGTGCCTGGTCGATGATGGTCGGTACAATTGGCTACGGCCCCATGTTTGATCCTAATGGGCCAAATGACACCAAGGTTCTTCCTTACCGAACTTCGGCAAATCCTAATACTCCCAATCCGGATTTGTCTACCACCGCAGGAGCATTTGCGCTTATAGAGCAGGATTTAAAGGATGCCTTAGCGGCTACTCCTAATAATGTTGCTAATCCAAGTCGTGCTAATCTTTCAGCTGTTCACGCATTAATGGCTCAACTCTATATGTATAAAAGAGATTGGCCAAAAATGCTGGAGCATGCTAAGGAAGCCTGGACTCGCTCGCTCGCTGTAAAGGGGGGAGTGGACAACATGATTTATAATTTTAATACTTTTTACTATAAACCGAACCCCAATGCTTCGCCTTCACCAGGAACGGATGTTGAGGTAGCCTTAGAATTGCAAGGCCCGGATTTATTATTGAATCAAAGTGATAACCGGGAAAATCTATTTTTCAGGTTGTCTCCTTCGGGGACCAGTCATTATCCTTCACAGGAGTTTTTGGATTTGTTTGATAAAGCGACCGATAGAAGATACCAATTATTTGCCTTGAAGACGCTAGGTTACTCTACGACCGTTGCCAATGTAAAATATGATGATGGCGTGGTGACTAAGTATTATCGTGATTCAAAAATGTTGGGTAGCCAGGGGATTACTTATCCTGAATTGTTATTGATGAAGGCCGAGGCTAGTGCCCGTTTAAATGATTTGGGTACAGCCCTTACAGATTTGAACCTGCTTCGTAAATACCGTTATTCAGGAGCGAATACAGATCTTGCCAATGGTGCTGCCTTGAGTCAGGATAATCTGCTTTTTGAAATTTTAAAAGAGCGTCGTCGAGAAATGCCAATTGGAACTTTTCAGCGCGTTTTTGATATTAAGCGTTATGTTTTGGATGCAGGTAAACCCTGGAGTAAGACAAGCATTACGCACAATGTTGGTACGAAAGTTTACACGGGTGCAATTAATAATGCTAATTATTCAATGAGGATTTCCAATAATGTTATCCTTTTAAATCCGCAATGGGGTTTAACCCCTTGGTCGGGTACTTACGATCCTACTTCTAATAGGTAG
- the pfkA gene encoding 6-phosphofructokinase, protein MRPNIKNIAVLTSGGDAPGMNACIRAVVRTGIYNGINMFGVMQGYQGLINNNINPMDARSVSNIIHLGGTILKTARCLEFKTDEGMELAYKNLQAHDIDGLVVIGGDGTFTGAKRFGEKFGVRVMGVPGTIDNDLYGSDFTLGYDTAINTVIEAIDKIRDTADSHDRLFFIEVMGRDSGCIALRSAISSGAEAVLLPERETSLNELITQLETGASTKKTSSIVIVSEGHKDGGAYDVAKKVKERFNHYDTKVTILGHLQRGGSPSSFDRILGSRLGFAAVNELLRGNTMQMVGLRGNEIKTTSIEEALTRHTFKLESDLLEMTKVLSI, encoded by the coding sequence ATGAGACCAAATATTAAAAATATCGCCGTATTAACATCTGGAGGAGATGCTCCCGGGATGAATGCCTGCATCAGAGCAGTAGTTAGAACCGGAATATACAATGGTATCAATATGTTTGGCGTGATGCAAGGATACCAGGGATTAATCAATAATAACATTAATCCAATGGATGCAAGATCGGTAAGTAATATCATTCACCTGGGTGGTACGATTCTAAAAACAGCGCGTTGTCTGGAGTTTAAAACAGATGAAGGAATGGAATTGGCCTACAAAAACCTGCAGGCTCATGATATAGATGGACTTGTAGTAATTGGAGGTGATGGAACTTTTACCGGGGCCAAACGTTTTGGGGAGAAATTCGGCGTCCGTGTAATGGGTGTTCCGGGAACGATTGACAACGACCTTTATGGTTCTGATTTTACCCTGGGATACGACACCGCCATTAACACGGTTATTGAAGCCATAGACAAGATTCGCGACACTGCAGATTCTCACGATCGTCTGTTTTTTATTGAAGTAATGGGCCGCGACTCTGGTTGTATCGCCTTAAGAAGTGCCATTTCCAGTGGTGCAGAAGCGGTGCTTTTACCGGAAAGAGAGACTAGTTTAAATGAATTGATCACTCAACTGGAAACCGGTGCATCTACCAAAAAAACTTCGAGTATAGTAATTGTATCAGAAGGTCATAAGGATGGCGGAGCTTATGATGTAGCCAAAAAGGTTAAAGAGCGATTTAACCATTATGACACCAAAGTCACCATCTTAGGTCACCTTCAGCGTGGGGGCAGTCCAAGCAGCTTTGATAGAATTCTGGGCAGCAGACTTGGCTTTGCAGCAGTTAACGAATTGCTAAGAGGAAACACCATGCAAATGGTTGGCCTTAGAGGTAATGAAATTAAAACAACAAGTATAGAAGAAGCACTTACCAGACATACTTTTAAACTGGAGAGTGATTTATTGGAAATGACTAAAGTTTTATCCATATAA
- a CDS encoding NUDIX domain-containing protein, giving the protein MKEILPKFNSTFSIDCVLFGFDEGELKILLIERNEEPFKDWWALPGNLVEEDESLDQSATRILHELTGLSDIYMEQYYTFGDVNRHPQGRVVSIAYYALLRLGGDKVVKPLSNYAKQAYWRNVKDLPKLAFDHQQIFEKGMEKIKRRIKHQPIAFELLPEKFTLTQLQNVYEVILNKKLDKRNFRKKMLSFGVLKDLHEKQYGVSFRAATLYKFDKRKYAKLFSKEISF; this is encoded by the coding sequence TTGAAAGAAATTTTGCCAAAATTTAATTCCACTTTCTCGATTGATTGTGTGCTTTTCGGATTCGATGAAGGAGAATTGAAAATTCTTTTAATCGAAAGGAATGAAGAACCCTTTAAGGATTGGTGGGCCTTGCCAGGTAACCTGGTTGAAGAGGATGAAAGTTTAGACCAATCAGCTACCAGGATCTTGCACGAGCTTACCGGCTTAAGCGATATCTATATGGAGCAGTATTATACCTTTGGTGATGTAAACAGGCACCCGCAAGGTAGAGTAGTGAGTATAGCTTACTATGCACTTTTAAGATTGGGGGGCGATAAAGTCGTTAAACCATTAAGTAATTATGCCAAGCAGGCATACTGGAGAAATGTCAAAGACTTGCCTAAACTGGCTTTTGATCATCAGCAGATCTTTGAAAAAGGAATGGAGAAAATCAAAAGGCGGATTAAACATCAACCTATTGCATTTGAGCTATTACCTGAGAAATTTACTTTAACCCAGCTTCAAAATGTTTATGAAGTGATTTTGAATAAAAAACTGGACAAAAGGAATTTCAGGAAAAAGATGCTGAGTTTCGGTGTGCTGAAAGATTTGCATGAAAAACAATACGGAGTTTCATTCAGGGCAGCAACACTATATAAGTTTGATAAAAGGAAATACGCCAAACTATTTAGTAAAGAGATTTCTTTTTAG